A section of the Clostridium omnivorum genome encodes:
- a CDS encoding polysaccharide lyase family 8 super-sandwich domain-containing protein — MKFKKSISMALILSMVTTLVPLTFRGTSAKAASQLIVNGGFETTGGGGNSKYWSNPSIIAPSWTASTSPSTPAANSPMISVVNDIVHSGNNALKIAPPSAYPSNTTRLFLGQVVNLPAGSAGKKFRASVWMKTEGVTGNTIGFRFQKYTGKDASGTQIKSSDVSKSGTMDWTLVNNDQIIDDTCQSVKISVIHGTSAAAQGTAWVDDINLQEIIDNITLPEGSISLAAGSSYTLAPSYTPAAATKDMIWTSSDSSVAEVDNNGVISALKVGTSRITGTSSVDPTKTVFCDVNVVGVPVEGITLDKDNVNIDMGSTSTITATIAPSNASDKTVLWSSDNTSVASVDNNGVITGLKPGTATVTATSSSDSSKKAACTVNVNGLVLDKSSAAVSNGKDVLLTAAVMPKTNLVWESSNKDIATVQDGLVKTIEPGSAVITVKTEDNKYTASFNLTVEPYTSDEFDSLRVKYAASLLGGSNYDINDPATKALVDSIAASAQSFWSSMDPTGTYLWSDIPGIVQGGAKRKTSEVTTNYNRLLTMAKAYLMEGSSLKGNTQLLRDTLRGLEWMNKNLYNSNITLPMFVGDNGTGDGNWYAFVIGSPKVLNNLVSMLYDYLSDDQVNRYEMAVRNFVSDPTWYMDSYGRRVTSTGGNLSDTCKVAVVNGINTKDADFIAAGRDALSGNFKLVTSGEGIYSDGSFIQHVFVPYNNTYGQVLLQGIGDILSILSGSSWQIKDPSINNIYNWLETGIAPLMYKGSAMDMASGRAISRGGYQDHDIGASLINVFIQFSQFTPEPYASKFKSLVKYWIQQDTYRDYVSNCTDIILKSQVLDILNDPSITPAKELTGQFNYPNMDRVVHRDPLYSIAISMYSKRVSNYETMNGENLKGWHTSDGMTYLYNGDLGNFANDYWATVDPYRLPGTTVDKLPQPTAANDQTASKITSPQSWVGGTSLGSYGTAGMFLDKLYMNSTGTITNKLNMNLQAKKSWFMFGKEVVALGAGINSTDNRTIETIVDNRKISDTGDNKLTVDGTVKLNNLGDSEVMSNVKWMHLAGSMPNSDVGYYFPRGENINALREARTGAWSDININGSKTPITRNYVTTWLDHGANPNNAEYSYVLLPGMSPNEVEQYSKNADVTILSNTPDVQAAKKNSLNLLAANFWNDAVQTVDYITVNKKASILSQKTDGYLDISVSDPTMMNTGTIEVDINEPNLVPEKIDSRIVVTASGDKTHISVDVNNAAGKAIIGKFRKSVIGLTLDKTSADMNIGDTISLKASIVPADAANQSVVWTSSDNSVAAVDANGIVKALKQGTADITATSQDGGFTAVCRVNVIKPYEYQGELIDNTLNKIVEAIKNTSLKTVFVDAAKNKKAEKALFNAIKNIDKSITFIQDKIQWTFNGKDINGDIKDIDLSVNIAPLKSTNSHNKAAIGNKVNGSEAFVISFAENGKLPGIAKVKVKLDSNWLSGKDKNSLFVYYYNEAENKIELIDKNLKVDENGYIEFSITHNSDYFVVDKEIQTVISNTPNTATDKKSETIVDKKSDTSSTLPKAGSLVDFKLTQAIGVISILIGSLFIIIENTRKKSC; from the coding sequence ATGAAATTCAAAAAAAGCATTTCAATGGCTTTAATATTAAGTATGGTTACTACACTTGTACCATTAACATTTAGAGGTACAAGTGCAAAAGCTGCTTCTCAACTTATTGTAAATGGTGGATTTGAAACAACTGGAGGTGGCGGAAACTCCAAGTATTGGTCTAATCCTTCAATAATTGCTCCATCATGGACTGCAAGTACATCGCCTAGCACACCAGCTGCAAATAGTCCAATGATATCTGTTGTAAACGATATCGTACATTCTGGAAATAATGCACTGAAGATAGCACCGCCTAGTGCTTACCCTAGCAATACTACTAGATTGTTTTTAGGACAAGTGGTGAACCTACCTGCAGGAAGTGCTGGGAAAAAGTTTAGGGCCAGTGTATGGATGAAGACAGAAGGTGTAACTGGAAATACAATAGGTTTTAGATTTCAAAAGTATACTGGAAAAGATGCTTCTGGTACACAAATTAAATCATCAGATGTATCAAAATCTGGCACAATGGATTGGACACTAGTAAATAATGATCAGATTATAGATGATACTTGTCAAAGTGTTAAGATATCTGTAATTCATGGTACTTCTGCAGCAGCGCAAGGAACGGCCTGGGTTGATGATATCAATCTTCAAGAAATAATTGATAACATTACTTTACCGGAAGGCTCTATATCTCTAGCAGCAGGAAGTAGTTATACTCTTGCTCCGTCCTATACTCCAGCAGCTGCTACAAAAGATATGATATGGACCTCCTCAGACAGCAGTGTTGCTGAAGTTGATAACAATGGAGTAATTTCAGCATTAAAGGTTGGTACTAGCAGAATTACAGGGACTTCCTCTGTAGACCCTACTAAAACAGTATTTTGTGATGTCAATGTGGTAGGTGTGCCTGTTGAAGGTATTACTCTAGATAAAGATAATGTAAATATTGATATGGGAAGTACAAGTACTATTACTGCCACAATTGCACCAAGTAATGCCAGTGATAAAACTGTGCTATGGAGTTCAGATAATACTTCTGTAGCTTCAGTAGATAACAACGGAGTAATTACTGGACTTAAACCAGGTACAGCAACAGTTACAGCCACATCAAGTTCGGATAGTTCTAAAAAAGCAGCTTGTACAGTTAATGTAAATGGGCTTGTACTAGATAAGAGCTCTGCAGCAGTATCAAATGGTAAAGATGTTTTACTTACAGCTGCAGTAATGCCTAAAACTAATTTAGTATGGGAATCCAGTAATAAAGATATAGCTACAGTTCAAGATGGTTTAGTTAAAACAATAGAACCTGGTAGTGCTGTAATCACAGTAAAAACTGAAGATAATAAATACACTGCAAGCTTTAATCTAACTGTAGAACCTTATACTAGTGATGAATTTGACAGCTTGAGAGTTAAGTATGCAGCATCCTTATTAGGTGGAAGTAATTATGATATAAATGATCCAGCAACGAAAGCTTTAGTAGATAGTATTGCTGCCTCAGCTCAAAGCTTTTGGAGCAGTATGGATCCTACAGGGACCTATTTATGGAGTGATATTCCTGGTATTGTACAAGGTGGAGCTAAAAGAAAGACTTCTGAAGTAACTACAAATTATAATAGACTTTTGACTATGGCAAAAGCTTATTTAATGGAGGGTTCCAGCCTTAAAGGAAATACACAATTACTTAGAGATACCCTTAGAGGTCTTGAATGGATGAATAAAAATCTATATAACAGCAATATAACATTACCTATGTTTGTTGGGGATAATGGTACTGGAGATGGAAATTGGTATGCCTTTGTAATAGGAAGCCCTAAGGTTTTAAACAACCTTGTTTCTATGCTTTACGATTATCTAAGTGATGATCAGGTAAATAGATATGAAATGGCAGTTAGAAATTTTGTATCCGATCCTACTTGGTATATGGATTCTTATGGCAGGCGTGTAACCTCAACAGGAGGAAATCTATCAGATACCTGTAAGGTTGCAGTTGTTAATGGAATAAATACAAAAGATGCGGACTTTATAGCTGCTGGAAGAGATGCTTTAAGCGGTAATTTTAAATTAGTTACTTCTGGAGAAGGAATTTATAGCGATGGTTCTTTTATACAGCATGTATTTGTTCCTTATAATAATACATACGGACAAGTTTTGCTTCAAGGTATAGGAGATATATTATCCATACTTAGTGGAAGTAGTTGGCAGATAAAAGACCCTAGTATAAATAATATATATAATTGGCTTGAGACTGGTATAGCACCATTGATGTATAAGGGCTCTGCTATGGATATGGCCAGTGGAAGAGCTATATCTAGAGGTGGTTATCAGGATCATGATATAGGAGCTTCACTTATAAATGTATTTATTCAATTCTCTCAGTTTACTCCAGAACCATATGCTAGTAAATTTAAGAGCTTGGTGAAATACTGGATTCAGCAGGATACCTACAGAGACTATGTAAGCAACTGTACTGATATTATTCTTAAGTCACAAGTGCTTGATATACTCAATGACCCTTCTATTACACCTGCAAAGGAACTTACAGGACAGTTTAATTATCCGAATATGGATAGGGTTGTTCATAGGGATCCACTATATTCAATAGCTATAAGCATGTACTCTAAACGAGTATCAAATTATGAAACTATGAATGGTGAAAATTTAAAGGGCTGGCATACTAGTGATGGAATGACTTATCTATATAATGGAGACCTAGGTAACTTTGCAAATGACTATTGGGCTACTGTGGACCCATATCGTTTACCTGGAACAACTGTGGATAAATTACCACAGCCTACTGCTGCAAATGATCAAACAGCTAGTAAGATAACTTCACCTCAAAGCTGGGTTGGAGGAACTTCCTTAGGCAGCTATGGAACAGCAGGTATGTTCTTAGATAAATTATATATGAATTCAACAGGTACTATTACTAATAAATTAAATATGAATTTGCAGGCAAAAAAATCTTGGTTTATGTTTGGAAAAGAAGTTGTAGCTCTTGGAGCAGGTATTAATAGTACAGATAATAGAACTATTGAAACTATTGTAGATAATCGTAAAATATCAGATACAGGGGATAATAAGCTTACTGTTGATGGTACTGTAAAGCTTAATAATCTAGGTGATAGTGAAGTTATGTCCAATGTAAAATGGATGCACTTAGCAGGAAGTATGCCTAACTCAGATGTAGGATACTATTTTCCAAGGGGAGAAAATATCAATGCTCTGAGAGAAGCAAGAACAGGAGCTTGGTCTGATATCAATATAAATGGAAGTAAAACACCTATTACAAGAAATTATGTGACCACCTGGCTTGACCATGGAGCTAATCCAAACAATGCAGAGTATTCCTATGTATTGCTTCCAGGTATGTCCCCAAATGAGGTTGAACAATATTCTAAAAATGCTGACGTAACAATACTTTCTAATACTCCAGATGTGCAAGCAGCAAAGAAAAATTCGTTGAATTTACTTGCAGCTAACTTTTGGAATGATGCTGTTCAAACTGTAGATTATATTACAGTAAATAAAAAGGCATCTATTTTATCACAAAAAACTGATGGCTATTTAGACATATCTGTATCAGACCCAACTATGATGAATACCGGAACTATCGAGGTTGATATAAATGAACCAAATTTAGTTCCAGAAAAGATTGATAGCAGAATTGTGGTTACAGCTTCTGGAGATAAAACACATATTTCTGTTGATGTTAATAATGCAGCAGGAAAGGCGATTATCGGAAAGTTTAGAAAGAGCGTTATTGGATTAACTCTAGATAAAACATCTGCAGATATGAATATAGGAGATACTATTTCTCTAAAAGCTTCAATAGTTCCAGCAGATGCTGCAAACCAGTCCGTAGTTTGGACTAGCAGCGATAATAGCGTAGCTGCAGTAGATGCTAACGGGATTGTTAAGGCATTAAAGCAAGGAACTGCAGATATAACTGCTACTTCACAAGATGGAGGTTTTACTGCAGTATGCAGAGTAAATGTTATAAAACCTTATGAATATCAAGGAGAATTGATAGATAATACATTAAATAAGATAGTGGAAGCTATAAAAAATACTTCATTAAAGACGGTATTTGTAGATGCTGCTAAGAATAAAAAGGCTGAAAAAGCATTATTTAATGCAATAAAAAATATTGATAAGTCAATAACCTTTATTCAGGATAAAATTCAATGGACCTTTAATGGTAAGGACATAAATGGTGATATTAAGGATATTGATTTGTCAGTTAACATAGCACCATTAAAAAGTACTAATTCACATAATAAAGCTGCGATTGGAAATAAAGTAAATGGAAGCGAGGCTTTTGTAATTTCCTTTGCTGAAAATGGGAAACTTCCAGGTATAGCAAAAGTTAAAGTAAAGCTTGATAGTAATTGGCTTTCTGGAAAAGATAAGAATAGTTTGTTTGTTTACTACTACAATGAAGCTGAAAACAAGATAGAATTAATAGATAAGAACTTAAAAGTTGATGAAAATGGCTATATTGAATTTTCAATAACTCATAATAGTGATTACTTTGTAGTAGATAAAGAAATACAGACAGTTATAAGCAATACGCCAAATACAGCAACGGATAAAAAATCTGAAACAATAGTAGACAAAAAGTCTGATACTAGCAGTACTCTTCCAAAGGCTGGCTCATTAGTTGATTTTAAACTAACTCAGGCTATTGGAGTAATTTCAATATTAATTGGTTCCCTCTTTATAATTATTGAAAATACAAGAAAGAAGAGCTGCTAA
- a CDS encoding MFS transporter produces the protein MKNKIRQFNCLFGFLGITTCIYSTFIMPYLKMKGFSITELGILSSINISMSILGQFVFGYLCDAMKTIKKIFIFNLCLLFLVAVTMMINTKAALVIAFVAAFGLFQGPLSVLSDSWVLSNEKYVREGFGSIRAWSSIGWAVCSVLMGTIIEKFGWGAFFIGYLMMLLLTSAITIKIDDIHREKKHNDKSKKVNPLILFKDYRYVFIVLIMLLLTTTHQTMAFLYVKITNLGGTSKHIGISAFVMAACELPVFFGAKYIIKRFKLTNLLMFSSIIYVIRMLLLENSSSYIQVILLGSLQMLTFAVYVLAYKYFITEIAPNNLQVTAQSVAGSICAIGSIVFSSAAGYLIDSRGINTLFQVGAVTSVTATILIIIYKVFIERTQLRME, from the coding sequence ATGAAAAATAAAATTAGACAATTTAACTGTTTGTTTGGCTTTCTTGGCATAACTACCTGCATATACAGCACTTTCATAATGCCATACCTAAAAATGAAAGGTTTTAGTATTACTGAATTAGGTATACTTAGTTCTATAAATATAAGTATGTCTATATTAGGGCAATTTGTTTTTGGGTATTTGTGCGATGCTATGAAAACAATTAAAAAGATATTCATTTTTAATTTATGCTTATTGTTTTTAGTAGCAGTAACTATGATGATAAACACAAAAGCAGCGCTGGTTATAGCATTTGTTGCGGCTTTTGGACTCTTTCAAGGGCCGCTATCAGTGCTTTCTGATAGCTGGGTTTTGAGCAATGAAAAATACGTTAGGGAAGGCTTTGGAAGCATAAGAGCTTGGTCCTCAATAGGGTGGGCTGTATGCTCAGTATTAATGGGGACCATAATTGAAAAGTTTGGATGGGGAGCTTTTTTTATAGGGTATTTGATGATGCTTTTATTAACTTCAGCAATCACTATAAAAATTGATGATATCCATAGAGAAAAAAAGCATAATGACAAAAGTAAAAAAGTTAATCCACTCATATTATTTAAGGACTATAGATATGTATTTATTGTGTTAATCATGCTTCTTTTAACTACAACCCATCAAACTATGGCCTTCCTGTATGTGAAGATTACTAATTTAGGAGGAACCTCAAAGCATATAGGTATTTCTGCCTTTGTTATGGCAGCTTGTGAGCTTCCTGTATTCTTTGGAGCTAAATATATAATAAAAAGATTCAAACTAACCAATCTGCTTATGTTTTCCTCCATTATTTATGTTATAAGAATGCTGCTCCTAGAAAATTCAAGTTCTTACATACAGGTTATTCTACTAGGAAGCTTGCAAATGTTAACTTTTGCAGTTTATGTTTTAGCCTATAAATATTTTATCACTGAGATAGCACCAAATAATCTACAAGTTACTGCTCAATCAGTAGCAGGTTCAATTTGTGCCATTGGCAGTATAGTTTTCTCAAGTGCAGCGGGATATCTTATAGATAGCCGAGGGATAAATACATTGTTTCAAGTAGGGGCCGTAACTAGTGTCACTGCAACAATACTCATTATAATATACAAGGTATTTATTGAAAGGACACAATTAAGAATGGAGTGA
- a CDS encoding extracellular solute-binding protein, which produces MNKKLKGMVTAAVALTLSAGLLTGCAQKGKSDASKQTSGKTGEVSYPIKTDVSLKYWLPLNANLSTSKKNLGETEFAKELQKETGIKVEYIHPAQGQEKEKFNLLLASGDLPDLIENDWSSFPGGPEKAIKDGSILKLNDYIDKYAPNLKKFLQEHPDIDKACKTDSGSYYMFPFIRSDDSLTVYYGPTMRADWLKELNLPVPTTMDEWETTLKAFKEKKGATAPLTFDLKEIFGAFAGAYGITYGAGVGNGYYVDNGKVKFGPMQPGFKDFVTTFNKWYNEGLLDKNFATVDKKIKASDMLSGKSGATLAYCGGEIGVWMNAMKDKDPNYNLVGVPYPSAVKGQKAASGQLQMKATGQGIAVSAKTKNIEQAIRFLDYGYSKAGMDLYNFGIKDVSYKIVNGKPVYTDLILKNPDKLSQAQAMALYMRTYSGPFIQLKEYIDNYYQLQNQKDAIKAWVNTDAPKTLIPAVTALPEESSELSKMENEITTYVDEMFLKFVMGQEPISNYDKFTSQIQKMNIDKVLKIKQSALERYNKR; this is translated from the coding sequence ATGAACAAAAAATTAAAAGGCATGGTTACAGCTGCAGTTGCGTTAACGTTATCTGCTGGACTATTAACTGGCTGTGCCCAAAAAGGAAAATCTGATGCTAGTAAACAAACAAGTGGAAAAACTGGTGAGGTAAGCTACCCTATTAAAACAGATGTATCTTTGAAATATTGGCTTCCTCTTAATGCAAATTTATCTACTTCTAAGAAAAACTTAGGGGAAACAGAATTTGCAAAGGAACTACAAAAAGAAACTGGTATTAAGGTAGAATACATTCATCCAGCTCAAGGACAGGAAAAGGAAAAGTTCAACTTACTATTAGCTTCTGGGGATCTTCCTGATTTAATTGAAAATGACTGGAGTTCCTTCCCAGGTGGACCAGAAAAGGCTATAAAAGATGGAAGTATTCTTAAATTAAACGACTATATTGATAAATATGCTCCAAACTTAAAGAAATTCTTACAGGAGCATCCAGATATAGATAAGGCATGTAAAACAGATTCAGGTTCATATTACATGTTCCCATTCATAAGAAGTGATGATAGTTTAACAGTTTATTACGGACCAACAATGAGAGCAGACTGGCTAAAGGAATTAAACCTACCAGTTCCAACTACAATGGACGAGTGGGAAACAACTCTTAAAGCATTTAAGGAAAAGAAGGGTGCTACTGCTCCGTTAACTTTTGACTTAAAAGAAATATTTGGTGCTTTTGCAGGCGCTTATGGTATTACTTATGGTGCTGGAGTAGGTAATGGATACTATGTAGACAATGGAAAAGTTAAATTTGGACCTATGCAGCCAGGCTTTAAAGACTTCGTAACTACATTTAATAAATGGTATAACGAAGGGCTTCTAGATAAAAATTTTGCTACAGTTGATAAGAAGATAAAAGCTTCCGATATGTTATCTGGTAAATCCGGTGCTACATTAGCTTACTGTGGTGGAGAAATTGGAGTTTGGATGAATGCAATGAAGGATAAGGACCCTAACTATAATCTTGTAGGTGTTCCATATCCATCAGCAGTAAAAGGACAAAAGGCTGCATCTGGACAACTACAAATGAAAGCTACAGGACAAGGTATTGCAGTTAGTGCTAAGACTAAGAATATAGAGCAAGCTATAAGATTCCTAGACTATGGATACAGCAAGGCTGGTATGGATCTTTATAACTTTGGAATAAAAGATGTAAGCTATAAAATAGTTAATGGAAAGCCAGTTTATACTGATTTAATTCTTAAGAACCCAGATAAACTTAGTCAAGCTCAAGCAATGGCGTTATATATGAGAACTTACAGTGGACCATTTATACAACTTAAAGAGTATATAGACAATTATTATCAACTACAAAATCAAAAAGATGCTATAAAAGCATGGGTTAATACTGATGCTCCTAAGACTTTAATTCCTGCTGTAACAGCATTACCAGAGGAATCATCAGAATTATCAAAGATGGAAAATGAAATCACCACATACGTTGATGAAATGTTCTTAAAGTTCGTAATGGGACAAGAGCCAATTTCAAACTATGATAAGTTTACAAGCCAAATTCAAAAGATGAACATAGACAAAGTTCTAAAGATTAAACAAAGTGCTTTAGAAAGATACAACAAGAGATAA
- a CDS encoding chromate transporter translates to MKEKNMIKAEVNLKLLLQLLTTFFKIGLFSFGGGYAMIPLIEKEIVDKRSWVDKAEIVDVLAVAQSTPGAVAVNSATAIGYKIAGKKGALFSTIGVAVPSFLIIITIASFFSKIKDYKVVQDAFAGIGAAVVALIITAAVSVSKNSIKDRIDILLALITFVLVAFFKVNPIFLIIGGAMYGAIIYYSRIISIDSKLKVKKGFKNDID, encoded by the coding sequence ATGAAAGAAAAAAATATGATAAAGGCAGAGGTAAACTTAAAATTATTACTTCAATTACTTACTACCTTTTTTAAAATAGGACTTTTCTCCTTTGGTGGTGGTTATGCTATGATTCCACTAATTGAAAAGGAAATAGTGGATAAAAGGTCTTGGGTGGATAAAGCTGAAATTGTTGATGTTTTAGCAGTAGCTCAATCTACTCCAGGGGCAGTGGCTGTTAATTCTGCCACAGCTATTGGATATAAAATAGCAGGGAAAAAGGGAGCACTATTTTCAACTATAGGGGTTGCAGTACCATCTTTTCTAATAATCATAACTATAGCATCATTTTTTTCAAAGATAAAGGATTATAAAGTAGTGCAAGATGCTTTTGCAGGAATAGGAGCTGCAGTTGTAGCGCTTATTATAACAGCAGCTGTTAGTGTTTCCAAAAACTCTATAAAGGATAGAATTGATATTTTATTAGCATTAATTACATTTGTATTAGTGGCATTTTTTAAAGTAAATCCTATATTTCTTATAATTGGGGGAGCAATGTATGGAGCAATTATATACTATTCAAGAATTATCAGTATAGATAGCAAACTCAAAGTAAAGAAGGGATTTAAAAATGATATTGATTAA
- a CDS encoding chromate transporter, whose amino-acid sequence MIPIIQREIERNNWISTKEFVDIIGIAGMTPGPIAVNSATFVGFKVNDLLGALSAMLGIMLPSFLCVIIIFKSLNKFKDHELNILIFKGIKAVVVGLIASAAISVSKTSLLIGYNARDFWVRLMEAPLEAVNLSAVIILILSLAALIKYKIHPILVILSSAVVGITVGSFY is encoded by the coding sequence ATGATTCCCATAATTCAACGGGAAATTGAAAGAAATAATTGGATAAGTACAAAAGAATTTGTAGACATAATAGGAATTGCAGGTATGACTCCTGGACCAATTGCTGTAAATTCAGCCACTTTTGTAGGTTTTAAGGTAAACGATTTATTAGGTGCACTTTCTGCTATGCTAGGAATCATGCTGCCATCTTTTTTATGTGTAATAATTATCTTTAAATCTTTAAACAAGTTTAAAGATCATGAGTTAAATATACTTATTTTTAAGGGAATAAAAGCAGTGGTAGTTGGACTTATAGCTTCTGCTGCTATATCAGTGTCCAAAACTTCTTTACTAATAGGTTATAATGCTAGGGATTTTTGGGTAAGGCTTATGGAGGCACCACTTGAGGCTGTAAATTTAAGTGCTGTTATTATTTTAATTTTATCTTTAGCAGCACTTATAAAATATAAAATTCACCCTATACTTGTAATTTTATCTTCTGCTGTAGTGGGGATTACAGTAGGCAGCTTTTATTAG
- a CDS encoding polysaccharide lyase 8 family protein translates to MISSELEIKYNALRIRWKQNLLGVDESNLEDQDIKNIVEETAKKAEVNWNTMDKSKHRSFLWQESGSESISGHITECYIRLKQMAAAYCMKGSSLEGNRELLKDIIDALDWLYANRYNENSNYYDNWWPWDIGIPLRLNDIVVLLYEELSEKQINNYMRAIEKFAFDPTVCRPDKIKTTGANRVDMCKVAAVSGIILKRGDLIKVANESLREVFQYVTEDDGFYRDGSFVQHGAIPYTCSYGAVLIEGLSVMLQLLSNSPWELKYPEVNNIYNWIYDSYEPLIYKGAAMDMTRGRAVSRYFLQDHVIGHEIVSSILRLSTFAPEPHGSTLKSMVKYWILSDTSNSFYKDMDAVSIVSAKMLIEDSKVLPKEELIGHFHFANMDRVVHRAPGYAFAISMYSKRIQNYEDMNDENKKAWYTSDGMTYLYNNDLNHYSEDFWPTVNPYRIAGTTVDTTERQVVLQKYGLGGQRKSSKSWVGGVTLAGLYGAAGMELESGFSTLTAKKSWFMFQKEIVALGAGISSSDNRNIETIIENRRLEHKGENNLVVDGKYMPCDLSWTEHLDNVKWMHLEGSNVGADIGYYFPGSVNIEGLREKRYCCWKDINADGTSNRIGRNYITLWVNHGLKPVDEGYTYVVLPNKSAEQIKCYAEKPEIIVLENSKELQAVKNTRLNIIAANLWEDKERCVDYISCNKKASFMALEKDNKLEFSISDPTMENQGTIQVVINRAVKGVESKDEGIDFQRKGNYLRLIINVKEARGKTFNIKLLL, encoded by the coding sequence ATGATAAGTAGTGAATTAGAAATAAAATATAATGCTTTAAGAATAAGATGGAAACAAAATCTGCTTGGAGTAGATGAAAGCAATTTAGAGGACCAAGATATAAAAAACATAGTAGAAGAAACAGCAAAAAAAGCTGAAGTTAATTGGAACACCATGGATAAGTCAAAACATAGAAGTTTTTTGTGGCAGGAGTCTGGCAGTGAAAGTATTTCTGGCCATATTACTGAGTGCTATATTAGGCTAAAGCAGATGGCTGCTGCTTATTGCATGAAAGGCTCATCACTTGAAGGCAATAGAGAATTATTAAAAGATATTATTGATGCACTAGATTGGCTTTATGCAAATAGGTACAATGAAAACTCAAATTATTATGATAACTGGTGGCCCTGGGATATTGGAATACCACTTAGACTTAATGATATAGTTGTTCTTCTCTATGAAGAGTTAAGTGAAAAGCAAATAAACAATTATATGAGAGCAATTGAAAAGTTTGCTTTTGACCCAACGGTGTGCAGACCAGATAAAATCAAAACCACTGGAGCAAATAGGGTGGATATGTGCAAGGTAGCTGCTGTTAGTGGGATTATTTTAAAACGAGGAGACCTAATAAAAGTTGCTAATGAATCCTTGAGAGAAGTGTTTCAGTATGTCACAGAGGATGACGGCTTTTACAGGGATGGATCTTTTGTACAGCATGGAGCAATACCCTACACTTGCAGCTACGGCGCAGTGCTTATTGAAGGTCTATCTGTAATGCTTCAGTTGCTTTCAAATTCACCTTGGGAGCTTAAATATCCGGAAGTAAATAATATTTACAATTGGATATATGATTCTTATGAACCTCTTATTTATAAGGGTGCAGCAATGGATATGACCAGGGGGAGGGCTGTATCTAGATATTTCCTTCAAGACCACGTGATAGGACATGAAATTGTTAGTTCAATCTTAAGGCTTTCTACCTTTGCTCCAGAACCGCATGGTTCTACACTTAAGAGCATGGTTAAGTATTGGATTTTATCAGATACAAGCAACAGCTTTTATAAGGATATGGATGCTGTATCAATAGTTTCAGCAAAAATGTTAATAGAGGATAGCAAGGTATTGCCAAAGGAAGAACTAATAGGTCATTTTCATTTTGCAAATATGGATAGAGTTGTGCACAGAGCGCCAGGTTATGCCTTTGCCATAAGTATGTATTCAAAGCGAATACAAAACTATGAGGACATGAATGATGAAAATAAAAAGGCTTGGTATACTTCAGATGGTATGACTTATCTCTACAATAATGATTTAAATCACTACAGTGAGGATTTTTGGCCTACAGTAAATCCATACAGAATTGCGGGCACAACTGTGGATACCACAGAAAGACAAGTAGTTCTGCAAAAATATGGTTTGGGAGGACAGAGAAAATCAAGTAAGAGCTGGGTAGGAGGGGTAACCCTTGCTGGTTTATATGGTGCAGCAGGAATGGAACTAGAGTCAGGCTTCAGTACTCTTACAGCTAAAAAATCCTGGTTTATGTTTCAAAAGGAAATAGTAGCTTTAGGGGCTGGAATCAGCAGTAGTGATAATAGAAATATAGAAACCATAATAGAAAACAGAAGATTAGAGCATAAGGGTGAAAATAATTTAGTTGTAGATGGTAAATACATGCCCTGCGATTTAAGCTGGACTGAACATTTAGATAATGTAAAGTGGATGCATCTAGAAGGAAGCAATGTTGGAGCTGATATAGGATATTATTTCCCAGGCTCAGTTAATATTGAGGGGCTAAGAGAAAAAAGGTATTGCTGTTGGAAGGATATAAATGCGGATGGAACAAGCAATAGAATAGGTAGAAATTATATAACTCTTTGGGTTAACCATGGCTTAAAGCCTGTGGATGAAGGCTATACTTATGTAGTTCTTCCCAATAAGTCTGCAGAACAGATAAAGTGCTATGCAGAAAAACCAGAAATAATAGTTTTAGAAAATTCAAAGGAGCTTCAGGCTGTAAAGAACACAAGACTAAATATTATTGCTGCTAACCTGTGGGAAGACAAAGAAAGATGCGTAGATTATATAAGCTGTAATAAAAAGGCCTCCTTTATGGCTTTGGAAAAAGACAATAAGCTGGAATTTTCGATTTCAGATCCTACTATGGAGAATCAAGGAACAATTCAGGTTGTCATAAATAGAGCAGTGAAAGGTGTAGAAAGCAAGGATGAGGGGATTGACTTTCAAAGGAAAGGAAACTATTTAAGGCTTATTATAAATGTAAAAGAGGCAAGAGGAAAAACATTTAATATAAAGCTTCTATTATAA